The Coffea arabica cultivar ET-39 chromosome 8e, Coffea Arabica ET-39 HiFi, whole genome shotgun sequence genome window below encodes:
- the LOC113704218 gene encoding cytochrome b-c1 complex subunit 7-like translates to MASLARWLVDPKRNPLAAIHKKALDRRLRKYGLRYDDLYDPMYDLDIKEALNRLPRPIVDARNQRLKRAMDLSLKHQYLPEDLQVQQTPFRSYLQEMLALVKRERAEREALGAQPLYQRTLP, encoded by the exons ATGGCGTCGCTCGCACGGTGGCTGGTAGACCCAAAGAGGAATCCTCTCGCCGCTATCCACAAGAAAGCTCTTGACCGCCGTCTTCGGAAATATG GGCTTCGATACGATGATTTGTATGATCCGATGTACGATCTGGACATCAAGGAAGCTCTGAATCGTCTTCCGAGACCTATCGTTGACGCTAGAAATCAACGCCTCAAACGCGCTATGGACCTCTCCCTGAAGCATCAGTATCTCCCTGAAGATCTCCAg GTACAGCAGACACCATTTAGAAGCTATCTGCAGGAAATGCTAGCCCTT GTAAAGAGGGAGAGAGCAGAACGTGAAGCTCTTGGTGCTCAGCCCCTTTATCAGCGCACTTTACCGTGA